The Zestosphaera sp. genome has a window encoding:
- a CDS encoding DNA-directed RNA polymerase subunit B: protein MDDPFKLDKEVRWLLIESFLKEKGLVKQHLDSYNTFVTSGIKKIVKELGRIEIAHQKIYLEVLDVKIGEPEIREIEGAVIRGLENLNPTIARIRNLTYSAPMYLKIAIHEDGFEYVEDNVPLGFMPVMIRSVLDPTSKLSKEELIKHEEDWRDPGGYFIINGSERVIVGQEDLAPNKVLVDYGREASSITHTAKVISASAGYRVPIILDRLKDGTLTINFPSIPQKVPFVIMMRALGLETDMEIALAVSPDPEIQKELIPSLYAAREIKTQIEALDYLASRVTIGITDPEARRSRVLQILDMYFMPHLGNTPNTRILKALYLGQMACKLIELVIGRRKPDDKDHYANRRLRLAGDLMAQLFRVAFKAYMKDLRYQIERYRLTKGRKLSLKALARPDIVTERLNYALATGNWVGNRTGVSQILDRTNWISMLSHLRRTVAPLSRGQPHFEARDLHPTQWGRICPFETPEGPNCGLVKNLALSAYVTAGIDESSIIPYLQELGVVSLLEVYERLKKGDEELLEKVTSFTKVFLNGTLIGYYPKEDASELVSSLRKLRRSGKLHHEVNVSYMKTEYINEVHINCDSGRVRRPLLIVEKGKIKISSDVVEKLRSGDITFSDLVSMGIVEYLDAEEEDNALIALEPEEVTPEHTHLELYPPSILGVAAVLIPYANHNQSPRNAYEAAMAKQAVGLNAANFHLRFDSRAHFLHYPQKPVVQTRFLDLIGFNSRPAGQNFVVAVLSFTGYNMEDAVIMNKSSVERGLARSTFFRDYSTEELRYPGGQRDIIGIPDIKVKGYRGKENYEFLDEDGIVPPEVDVVSGKVLIGKTSPPRFLEEYKEFGLVGETRRDSSVSLRHGDKGIVDTVLITVDGEGNKFIRVKVRDLRIPEIGDKFASRHGQKGVIGLLVPQYDMPYTFEGITPDLIINPHALPSRMTVGQLIESIAGKVGSLRGKTVDGTPFFGEKPEDLRKELMLFGYPHDGTEPMYDGRTGELISTPVFIGVVYYQRLHHMVSDKLHSRSRGPVQLLTRQPTEGRAREGGLRFGEMERDAIIGHGATILLKERLLDSSDKYTIYVCEKCGLLGWFDKNKGKYVCPVHGEEGSLVSVEVSYAFKLLLQEMMSMLIYPKIVLKDKFSGE, encoded by the coding sequence CTGGACGATCCTTTCAAGCTAGATAAGGAAGTTCGCTGGTTACTCATAGAGTCTTTTCTGAAGGAGAAAGGTCTCGTAAAACAGCATCTAGACTCATACAACACGTTCGTTACTTCAGGTATTAAAAAGATAGTTAAGGAGTTAGGCAGAATAGAAATAGCACACCAGAAAATATACTTAGAAGTCCTTGATGTTAAGATAGGCGAGCCCGAAATTAGAGAAATAGAGGGTGCAGTTATAAGAGGTTTAGAGAATCTTAACCCAACTATAGCCAGGATTCGCAACCTAACCTACAGCGCACCTATGTATCTGAAGATAGCTATACATGAAGACGGGTTTGAGTATGTTGAGGACAATGTTCCTTTAGGGTTCATGCCAGTAATGATTAGGTCTGTGTTAGACCCTACTAGTAAGCTCAGTAAAGAGGAGCTTATTAAGCATGAAGAAGATTGGAGAGACCCCGGCGGTTACTTCATAATAAACGGGTCTGAGAGAGTCATAGTCGGGCAAGAAGACCTAGCTCCTAATAAAGTTTTAGTTGATTATGGTAGGGAGGCTTCATCAATAACACACACAGCCAAGGTTATCTCAGCTTCTGCAGGGTATAGAGTTCCGATAATACTTGACCGCTTAAAAGACGGAACACTCACTATTAACTTCCCGTCAATACCTCAAAAAGTTCCTTTCGTCATCATGATGAGGGCGTTAGGATTAGAAACTGATATGGAGATAGCTTTAGCTGTCTCTCCTGACCCAGAAATACAGAAAGAGTTGATTCCGTCTCTCTACGCTGCTAGAGAGATCAAGACACAGATTGAGGCGTTAGACTACTTAGCCTCGAGAGTCACTATAGGTATTACAGACCCTGAGGCTAGACGCAGTAGAGTTCTCCAGATACTTGACATGTACTTCATGCCTCACTTAGGCAACACTCCTAACACCAGGATTCTTAAAGCCCTCTACTTGGGGCAGATGGCGTGTAAACTGATAGAGCTGGTGATAGGGAGGAGAAAACCTGATGATAAGGACCACTACGCTAACAGGAGATTGAGGCTAGCCGGCGACTTAATGGCTCAGCTCTTTAGAGTAGCTTTTAAAGCGTACATGAAGGACTTGAGGTATCAGATAGAGAGGTATAGGCTCACTAAAGGTAGAAAGCTTTCTCTGAAAGCTCTTGCAAGACCCGACATAGTTACAGAAAGACTTAATTACGCTCTAGCAACAGGCAACTGGGTAGGTAACAGAACTGGTGTTAGCCAAATACTTGACAGAACTAACTGGATCTCTATGTTGAGTCATTTGAGGAGGACCGTAGCCCCCCTGAGCAGGGGTCAGCCACACTTCGAGGCTAGAGACCTACACCCGACGCAGTGGGGCAGGATATGTCCTTTCGAGACTCCTGAAGGCCCCAACTGTGGCTTAGTTAAGAACTTAGCTCTCTCAGCTTACGTTACTGCCGGAATAGACGAGTCTTCTATTATACCTTACCTCCAAGAACTCGGTGTAGTGAGTCTACTCGAGGTTTATGAGAGGCTCAAGAAAGGTGATGAAGAGTTACTAGAGAAGGTCACTAGCTTCACTAAGGTCTTCTTAAACGGTACACTAATAGGGTATTACCCCAAGGAAGACGCGTCAGAGCTTGTGAGTAGTCTGAGAAAATTGAGGAGGTCTGGGAAGCTACATCACGAGGTTAATGTATCTTACATGAAGACAGAATACATTAATGAGGTACACATAAACTGTGATAGTGGTAGGGTTAGGAGGCCCTTACTCATAGTAGAGAAAGGAAAGATAAAGATAAGTAGTGATGTTGTGGAGAAGCTCAGATCTGGAGACATCACGTTCAGCGACTTAGTTAGTATGGGTATTGTAGAGTATCTGGATGCTGAGGAAGAAGATAATGCGTTGATAGCTTTAGAGCCTGAAGAGGTGACTCCAGAACATACGCACTTAGAACTCTACCCGCCGTCTATCTTAGGAGTAGCTGCTGTCTTGATTCCTTACGCCAACCACAACCAGTCACCTCGTAACGCGTATGAGGCGGCCATGGCTAAACAAGCAGTGGGCTTGAACGCCGCTAACTTCCACTTAAGATTTGATAGCAGAGCTCACTTCCTACACTACCCCCAGAAACCAGTCGTGCAGACTAGATTCCTAGACTTAATAGGGTTTAATTCTAGACCTGCAGGACAAAACTTCGTAGTAGCAGTGCTTTCGTTCACAGGCTATAATATGGAAGACGCCGTAATAATGAATAAGTCTTCAGTTGAGAGAGGTCTTGCTAGGTCAACATTCTTCAGAGACTATAGCACTGAAGAACTTAGATATCCTGGCGGTCAGAGAGACATAATAGGGATTCCTGACATTAAGGTGAAAGGCTATAGAGGTAAAGAGAATTACGAGTTCTTGGACGAGGACGGCATAGTGCCTCCCGAGGTTGACGTGGTCTCAGGTAAGGTCCTTATAGGCAAGACTTCACCCCCGAGATTCCTGGAAGAGTATAAGGAGTTTGGGTTAGTTGGCGAGACTAGAAGAGACTCCTCAGTTAGTTTAAGGCATGGTGATAAGGGAATAGTTGATACTGTGTTAATAACAGTTGATGGGGAGGGGAATAAATTCATAAGAGTTAAGGTTAGAGATCTGAGAATTCCGGAAATAGGCGATAAGTTCGCGTCTAGACACGGGCAGAAGGGTGTGATAGGTTTGTTGGTTCCTCAGTATGACATGCCTTACACGTTTGAAGGCATAACTCCAGACTTGATAATTAATCCACATGCGTTACCCTCTAGAATGACTGTGGGTCAGTTAATTGAGTCTATAGCTGGTAAGGTGGGTTCACTTAGGGGCAAGACAGTTGACGGCACCCCCTTCTTTGGGGAGAAGCCTGAAGACTTAAGGAAAGAACTCATGCTGTTTGGGTATCCTCATGACGGGACTGAACCCATGTATGACGGGAGGACAGGCGAGTTGATATCGACACCTGTATTCATAGGTGTCGTGTATTATCAGAGGCTACATCACATGGTGTCAGACAAGCTACACTCAAGATCTAGAGGTCCTGTGCAGTTGCTGACTAGACAGCCTACTGAGGGTAGAGCTAGGGAGGGGGGATTACGTTTTGGTGAGATGGAGAGAGACGCGATAATAGGTCATGGCGCTACTATATTGCTTAAAGAAAGGCTCTTAGACAGCTCAGACAAATACACGATATATGTGTGCGAGAAGTGTGGGTTGCTAGGATGGTTTGACAAAAATAAAGGCAAGTACGTGTGTCCAGTGCATGGAGAGGAAGGCAGCTTAGTCTCTGTTGAGGTTTCATACGCTTTCAAGCTCCTACTACAGGAGATGATGAGTATGCTCATATACCCCAAGATAGTACTTAAAGATAAGTTCTCGGGTGAGTAA